DNA sequence from the Scyliorhinus torazame isolate Kashiwa2021f chromosome 19, sScyTor2.1, whole genome shotgun sequence genome:
cgcccgccactctctctcgcccgccactctctctcgcccgccactctctctcgcccgccactctctctcgcccgccactctctctcgcccgccactctctctcgcccgccactctctctcgcccgccactctctctcgcccgccactctctctcgcccgccactcgctctcgcccgccactcgctctcgcccgccactcgctctcgcccgccactcgctctcgcccgccactcgctctctctctccgccactcgttctctctctccgccactcgttctctctctccgccactcgctctctctctgtcactcgctctctctctccgccactcgctctctctctccgccactcgctctctctctccgtcgctctcactctctctccgtcgctctcactctctctttctcttttccgcAGGAACTGGGGGTGCTGTGTCCAGTTTGCAGGGAACCTTTGACCTATGACCTGGAGCTGCTCTTGTCTGCAGCCGCTCCGTGCCAGCCACTGGTGAGATACCCCGACAAGAATGGCCAAGGGTCCTCGGGGCAactgagcgggggggtgggggggggggtgagggagagggcttTAGATTGGCGAATGCTATCGCGCGCGTGGAGACCGCCTGTCAGATGGCCAGCCCTCATTCAATGCTCCTGCCAGAGGGGGAGGAGGCCTTCCCATTGCTCACCTCGAACCCCTGGCCCTTCTCCGGATTCGAGGTCAGAACCACgttgtctctgtccctccctcattcccacccGCCCAGGAGCAGGAATGGGTCACCAGCCCCCTCCCCACGTGGCCCTGTCTCTCTCCGAGCTCCTGGGGATAAAGTAGGTGAAGCCCACCCCCCTTCCCAGCTCGGCGCGCGCTCCCCGAGATGGCATCTAACCCCTGCCCTTCCGTTCCCACAGGAACCCTACCAGCCAGATGAGGCATCACTGAGGAAACGTTTGGAACTGCAGGATATCTTCCAGAGGCAGCTGGAGAGAGGGGGGATCATTGACCCCGAGGCGGAGAGGAATCGCTTCTTCGTCAGTCTCACCAGGGTaagaaaggtgcgaggggaagagaggcCATATTTGATCAAGGCGAGGTAgcaggctcaagaggggctgaatgggcctcctgagcTTTCCCAGCCCGACACTAACCCCTCTTTTTGTTTCTCTCCGTGCAGCCCATCAGAGGCCAGGATGCGGAGGACGATCCGGGTGGCGAGAGGGACCTTGCCTCACCCTCCGTGACGGGCAGCGAGCCAGCATTGGCCCCCTTCCAGAGTCGGCCCGCGTGCGCAGGCccctggaggagaggcaggccgggTGCCAGAGGCCTGGCCCGCCCCAGGAACCCCCGGCCCCCTGGGGAGGGAGCCGGGCCGCAGGAGGAGCCCCTCCCCCGGGACCTCGGCCTCGACCAGCAACCGCGGCTGCCGGAGGCGGTACCTGAGCGGGGAGACCCGGGAGCGCCACGCCAGGACTCGCCtccgccgccccctcctcctccgccccccaggCCCCGGGCTCGGGGGAGCAGCGGCAGAGGCTCGGAGTTCAGGGGTCGACCCCGGGGGGGCTGGAGGTCCCGGGGGAGGCCAGGGCGAGGGTCATCCAGGGGTCAGGGAAGTGGAGCGCGTTGCGGCTGGGGAGCGGCGAGTGATGCCCCCGTCTTCAGGGCCCATCAATAAAACGGTTCGTCCATTACAACCGGGCTGGTGTCATCTTTCTGAAGGTCCAGATAGAGGGTCcaatcccagccccccctcccccaaccccccttccccctcccgcccaaccccccttccccctcccgcccaaccccccttcccctcccccaaccccccttcccctcccccaaccccccttccccctcccgcccaaccccccttccccctccccctcgaccccccttccccctccccctcgaccccccttccccctcgacccccctcccccaaacccccttccccctcccgcccgaccccccttccccctcccccaaccccccttcaccccttcccctccccgaaccccccttcccccccccccctccccctcccgcccaaccccccttccccctccccctcgacCCCACTTCCCCctcgacccccctcccccaaacccccttccccctcccgcacgacccccttcccctcccccaaccccccttccccctcccgcccaaccccccttccccctcccacccaaccccccttccccctcccccaacaccccttcccccccttcccctcccccaaccccccttcccccccaacccccctcccccccttcccctccccaaccccccttcccctcccccaaccccccttcccctccccctcccacccgacccccccttccccctccccccaaccccctcgaccccccttccccctcccgcccaaccccccttccccaaccccccccctccaccctccccaccgaatccccaacccccgtccccaatcccccgaaaccgcctccccaatcccccctcagcctccccaatccccccaccccctcccccaatcccccctccgccccccccaatcccccctccgccccccaatccccctccgcctcccccaatccccctccacctctcccccaatcctccctccacctccacccaatCCACACTCCacttcccccccaatccccactccccctcccaatccccactccccctcccccgcctccctcccaatcccccccccaatccccccgcctccctcccaatcccctccccaatccccccgcctccctcccaatccccccccgcctccctcccaatcccccccaatccccccccgccTTCCTCCCAATTCCCCCCCCAATACCCCCCGCCTCCCTCACAATCNNNNNNNNNNNNNNNNNNNNNNNNNNNNNNNNNNNNNNNNNNNNNNNNNNNNNNNNNNNNNNNNNNNNNNNNNNNNNNNNNNNNNNNNNNNNNNNNNNNNagagacatagagagagacagagagagagggagggagagagggggagggagacagagagagggagagagagagagagagacagacagacagacagagagagagggagggagagagagagctggagagagacatagagagagacagagagagagggagggagagagagggagggagacagagagagggagagagagagagagagagacagacagacagagagagagggagggagagagagagtcggagagagacagagagagagacagagagagagggagggagagggggagggagacagagagagggagagagagagagagagagacagacagacagagagagagggagggagagagagagccggagagagacagagagagagggagggagagagagggagggagacagagagggagagagagagagagagacagacagacagagagagagggagggagagagagagtccgagagagacagagagagagacagagagagagggaggaagagagagggagggaaacagagagagagagagagaaagagagagagacaaacagggagagaaagagacagacacagagagagggagagagagaaagacagagagagagacagatatagagagcgggagagagagagagagggagagagagtcagagagagacagacagagagagagggagagagagagacagacagacagagagaagaagggggggagaaagagaaagagtcagagagagggagagagagggagagagagacacagagagacagacagagagagggagagagagacagagagagacaggcagagagagagggagagagagacagacagagagagagggagagagagacagacagagagagagagggaggaagagagacagcctctcgctccccctctccctctgacactctctccccccctgtccCTTTAACATTCTCACTCCCCTCGCCCTCTGACACACTCtgatcctccctctccctctgactctctctctccccctctccttctgactctctctctccccctctccttctgacactctttCTCTGCCCCatctcttctttctctctcacttccccctctctgtccgaaactctctctttctcccccaactgtctctccctctgacacactctctgtctcccccactccatatgacactctctctctccccctctcccctgacactctcactctctcatttacccctctcctgatgtgttgggtgctctggatccgtgggacacatacagaccaccaacagttaaaatagtacaacactattttattaagttagaaactgtttagcatactttcactgtgggttaacatgatgttagattaaactaaagacctatgccttgtcctaaccagtctatgcactcagcgcatggtgacgatctgtgctgtcagctgtaagctctgtccttgtaggaggctgcctcccgaatgagcgggaaaactgatgccccctgtctttatagcgagtgtgctctaactggtgattggctgcggtgttgtgtgtgttgattggtcccactgtgtgtccatcagtgtgtgtctgcaccatgatatactggtgtatattatgacatctccctctgacaatATCTCTCTTTATCGCTCTCCTTCTCTCTCTACAATGcattttctatctctctctcccgcaattctctctctcccttctccctctgacacactctctctctctttcctcttctccctctggcacactctctctctctttcctcttctccctctggcacactttctctctctttctccccttgacacactctctctctctctctccttctccctctgacacattctctctctctttaccccctccctctggcacactctctctctctttcaccccctgacacactctctctctctttcctctcctccctctgacacactcgctctccccctccctctgacacactctctctctctcccctccctctgacacactctctctctctttacccccctccccctgacacactctctctttctccccctgacagtctctctccctttctccctctgacactctctctctctctccctcctccctctgacacactctctctctctttctccttcagtcacactctctctctcccccttccctctgacacactctctctctctcccctccctctgacacactctctctctctttaccccctccccctgacacactctctttctccccctgacagtctctctccctttctccctctggcacactctctctctctctccctctgacacactctctctctctttccccctccctctgacacactctctctctctctctccctctgtcacactctctctctcccccttccctccgacacacactctgtctctcccctccctctgacacactctctctctctttaccccctccctctgacacactctctctctctcccctccctctgacacactctctctctctctccctctgtcacactctctctctccccttccctctgacacactctctctctctctcccctccctctgacactctctctttcccctcctccctctgacactctctctttcccctcctccctctgacacactctctctctttctcccccccccccccaccgcacccccctccctttgacactctctctctcttttgaagCTCGTTATTTTGTGTTTTTCGGAGCAATCTGTTCCCGGGAGAACCCTGGGAACGTTGAGCTGGATTCCACATTCCCAGTGGAGCGTGGGAGATCCAGCTGTTTTTACGGTCTGTCGCACTAATGCAATATCTGGCCCAGAGCCTGGCGATTCTGAATGCGAGAGTCGCTGTGGAGGGGAATTGAGGAGGAGGTGGGTCAAATTATAACTGAAATGCAGCCAACGGCCAGATCAACTCTCTCCTCTGCTGACTGCCTGGATCCCTCAATCTGTCTCCCTCTCGGCCCCTCAATCTGTCTCCCTCTCGGCTCCTCaaactgtctccctctcggtccctcaatctgtctccctctcggtcccctcaatctgtctccctctcggtccctcaatctgtctccctctcggtccctcaatgtgtctctctctcggtccctcaatctgtctccctctcggtccctcAATCTGTCTCCCTCTCGGCCCCTCaatctgtctccctctcggtccctcaatctgtctccctctcagtccctcaatctgtctccctctcggtccctctctctcgctctgtccccctctctgtttctatctctctctcagtctctctcttccgccctgtctctctctgtctcagactcACTGGCCTTTTTCTTtcgaagaataatctttattgtcacaagtaggcatacattaacactgcaatgaagttactgtgaaaatctcctcgtcgccacactccgacgcctgttcgggtacacagagggagaattcacaatgtccgattcacctgacagcacgtctttcgggacttgtgggaggaaacaggagcacccggaggaaacccacgcagacacggggagaacgagcagagtcggcacagacagtgacccgagccggaattcgaacctgggatcctggagctgagaagcaattgtgctaaccactgtgctaccgtgctatctctctctctccagctatttctctcttactcacattctgtcttggtgcagaccctctgacagtgtggcgctccctcagtactgaccctctgacagtgcggcactccctcagtactgaccctctgacagtgcagcactccctcagtactgaccctctgacagtgcggcactccctcagtactgaccctctgacagtgtggcgctccctcagtactgaccctctgacagtgcggtgctccctagtactgaccctctgatagtgcggcgctccctcagtactgaccctctgacagtgcggcgctccctcagtactgaccctctgacagtgcagcgctccctcagtactgaccctcggacagtgcggcgctccctcagtacaaaccctctgacagtgcggcgctcccacagtactgaccctccgacagtgcggcactccctcagtactgaccctctgacagtgcggcactcccaaagtactgaccctccgacagtgcggcactccctcagtactgaccctctgacagtgcggagctccctcagtactgaccctccgacagtgcggcactccctcagtactggccctccgacagtgcgacgctcactcagtactgaccctccggcattgcgacgctcgctcagtactgaccctctgacagtgcggcgctccctcagtactgaccctctgacagtgcgacactccctcactactgaccctccgacagtgcggcacaccctcagtactgaccctctgacagtgcggcactccctcagtactgaccctctgacagtgcggcgctcgctcagtactgaccctctgacagtgcggtgctccctcagtactgaccctccgacagtgcggcgctccctcagtactgaccctctgacagtgcggcactccctcagtactgaccctctgacagtgcagcactccctcagtactgaccctctgacagtgcgacgctccctcagtactgaccctctgacagtgcgacactccctcagtactgaccctctgacagtgcggcactccctcagtactgaccctctgacagtgcgacgctccctcagtactgaccctctgacagtgcaacgctccctcagtactgaccctctgacagtgcggcactccctcagtgctgaccctctgacagtgcgacgctccctcagtactgaccctctgacagtgcaacgctccctcagtactgaccctctgacagtgcggcactccctcagtactgattctctgacagtgcggtgctccctcagtactgaccctctgacagtgcggcactccctcagtactgaccctctgacagtgcggcactcactcagtgctgaccctctgacagtgcggcactccctcagtactgaccctctgacagtgcggcactcactcagtgctgaccctctgacagtgcggcactccctcagtgctgaacctctgacagtgcgacgctccctcagtactgaccctctgacagtgcgacgctccctcggtactgaccctctgacagtgtggcgctccctcagtactgaccctctgacagtgcggagctccctcagtactgaccctctgacagtgcggcgctacctcagtactggccctctgacagtgcctcactccctcagtactgaccctctgacagtgcgacgctccctcagtactgaccctctgacagtgcggcgctccctcagtactgaccctctgacagtgcggcactccctcagtactgaccctctgacagtgcggcgctccctcagtactgacccaccggcaGTGCGACGCTCCCACTGTACATCCACGCTGATAAcaaacagagagtgagtgaggaaaaCGAGTGATGGAGCAAATTAGTTGCAATTGCTGACATTTGAAACTGGGAAGATTCAGGATAGGAGGGTGTTGGGTCTTACCTCTGTGGGTAAGGGTCTGCCGCTCAAGTGTTTGGAATCCAGGTGAGGAGTGTACGTGATCCCATTAGGTCCGTGAAGCCCGTCTACTATAGAATCAGAAAGGGTTTGGTCCTCCTGCCCATCGACCACATCAACAGCACACCTTTATTGGGAAACAAACACAGAGAATCTTCaacagggcagtgtatctaacacactgtgacactgtcccagagagggaaaggacagtgtatctaacacactgtgacactgtcccagagttggaaaggacagtgtatctaacacactgtgacactgtcccagagagggaaaggacagtgtatctaacacactgtgacactgtcccagagagggaaaggacagtgtatctaacacactgtgacacccggtccagagggggaaaggacagtgtatctaacacactgtgacactgtcccagagagggaaaggacagtgtatctaacacactgtgacactgtcccagagggggaaaggacagtgtatctaacacactgtgacacccggttccagagggggaaaaggacagtgtatctaacacacagtgacagtgtcccagagggggaaaggacagtgtatctaacacactgtaacacccagtctcagagggggaaaggacagtgtatctaacacactgtgacactgtccagagggggaaaggacagtgtatctaacacactgtaacactgtcccagaggggaaaaggacactgtatctaactcactgtgacactgtcccagagggggaacgtACAGTgtttctaactcactgtgacactgtcccagagggagaaaggacagtgtatctaacacactgtgacacccggtcccagagggggaaaggacagtgtatctaacacactgtgacactgtcccagagggggaaaggacggtgcatcgaacacactgtgacactgtcctagagggggaaaggacagtgtatctaacacactgtgacacccagtcccagagggggaaaggacagtgtatctaacacactgtgacacccagtcccagagggggaaaggacagtgtatctaacacactgtgacactgtcgcagagggtgaaaggacagtgtatctaacacactgtgacacccagtcccagagggtgaaaggacagtgtatctaacacactgtgacactgtcccagagggggaaaggacagtgtatctaacacactgtgacacccggtcccagcgggggaaaggacagtgtatctaacacactgtgacactgtccagagggggaaaggacaatgtatctaacacactgtgacactcggtcccagaggcggaaaggacagtgtatctaacacactgtgacactgtcccagaggggaatggacagtgtatctaacacactgtaacactgtcccagaggggaaaaggacaatgtatctaacacactgtgacactcggtcccagaggcggaaaggacagtgtatctaacacactgtgacactgtcccagaggggaatggacagtgtatataacacactgtgacactgtcccagagggggaaaggacagtgtttctaactcacggtgacactgtcccagagggggaaaggacagtgtatctaacacactgtgacacccggtcccagagggagaaaggacagtgtatctaacacactgtgacactgtcccagagggggaaaggacagtctatctaacacactgtgacactgtcctagagggggaaaggacagtgtatctaacacactgtgacactgtcccagaggcggaaaggacagtgtatctaacacactgtgacactgtcccagagggggaaaggacagtgtatctaacacactgtgacactgtcccagagggggaaaggacagtgtatctaacacactgtgacacccgatcccagagggggaaaggacactgtatctaacacactgttacactgtcccagagggagaagggacagtgtatctaacacactgtgacactgtcccagagggggaaaggacagtatatctaacacactgtgacacccggtcccagagggggaaaggacagtgtatctaacacactgtgtgtcccggtcccagagggggaaaggacagtgtatctaacactctgtgacacccagtcccagagggggaaaggacagtgtatctaacacactgtaccacccagtcccagagggggaaaggacagtgtatctaacacactgtgacactgtcccagagggggaaaggacagtgtatctaacacactgtgacactgtccagagggggaaaggacagtgtatctaacacactgtaacacccggtcccagaggcggaaaggacagtgtatctaacacactgtgacactgtcccagaggggaatggacagtgtatataacacactgtgacactgtcccagagggggaaaggacagtgtttctaactcacggtgacactgtcccagagggggaaaggacagtgtatctaacacattgtgacacccggtcccagagggggaaaggacagtgtatctaacacactgtgacactgtcccagagggggaaaggacagtgtatctaacacactgtgacactgtcctagagggggaaaggacagtgtatctaacacacagtgacactgtcccagaggcggaaaggacagtgtatctaacacactgtgacactgtcccagagggggaaaggacagtgtttctaactcacggtgacactgtcccagagggggaaaggacagtgtatctaacacactgtgacacccggtcccagagggggaaaggacagtgtatctaacacactgtgacactgtcccagagggggaaaggacagtgtatctaacacactgtgacactgtcctagagggggaaaggacagtgtatctaacacacagtgacactgtcccagaggcggaaaggacagtgtatctaacacacagtgacactgtcccagagggggaaaggacagtgtttctaactcacggtgacactgtcccagagggcgaaaggacagtgtatctaacacactgtgacacccggtcccagagggggaaaggacagtgtatctaacacactgtgacactgtcccagagggggaaaggacagtgtatctaacacactgtgacactgtcctagagggggaaaggacagtgtatctaacacactgtgacactgtcccagaggcggaaaggacagtgtatctaacacactgtgacactgtcccagagggggaaaggacagtgtatctaacacacagtgacactgtcccagagggggaaagggcagtgtatctaacacactgtgacacccggtcccagagggggaaaggacagtgtatctaacacactgtgacactgtcccagagggagaaaggacagtgtgtctaacacactgtgacactgtcccagagggggaaaggacagtgtatctaacacactgtgacactgtcccaaaggggaaaggacagtgtttctaacacactgtgacactgtcccaaagggggaaaggacagtgtatctaacacactgtgacactgtcccagagggggaaaggacagtgtatctaacacaccgtgACACTCTTTCGGGGTCTGGCCGGTCGTTGAGGTGTTTGCCCCGGAATTCCTGAGTAATCagcccggcctctgcccccccccccccaaccccgcacctcTGCCTCTGTTCCAGCTCCTCTTCCAGTGCACTTCTCTTTCTTGCTTCCTCCTCCAGCCTCGCCCTCAGCACCTCCGTCTCCGTTTCAGCCTCGAGTCGCAAGCGATCCGCTACCGTTACAGCGAGGTGCATATCCTGTTGGAACTGGCACCATTCTGTGACCTCGGCCTGTGTGGATGAGTTTGGAGCAGAAACACTCTTGAGTTTGTTATGGGCCTGTGTTTCGAAAACTCCAAATTATATCACGGAGTTGACCTGACCTACAACAGTTTATTAATTTTAGTTAGGGGGATACAAAGGCCTCCCTTTCAGGTACTATTCAACAGGGGCCTGCAGCACTATTAATCAAAAACTTT
Encoded proteins:
- the rnf25 gene encoding E3 ubiquitin-protein ligase RNF25 isoform X5; amino-acid sequence: MDHPAGQGEGAVCSEIEVLRSIYLDELDVSQDSSRLYPWEIRITLHPATADDAESHIYQTLTELAEESTGGQVLYQLIEKGKDILTNNNIPHCQCVICLDSFQNDESFTKTSCYHYFHSYCLARYIRHSEAELRARQDQQQTSKHSEQQTELGVLCPVCREPLTYDLELLLSAAAPCQPLEPYQPDEASLRKRLELQDIFQRQLERGGIIDPEAERNRFFVSLTRVRKPIRGQDAEDDPGGERDLASPSVTGSEPALAPFQSRPACAGPWRRGRPGARGLARPRNPRPPGEGAGPQEEPLPRDLGLDQQPRLPEAVPERGDPGAPRQDSPPPPPPPPPPRPRARGSSGRGSEFRGRPRGGWRSRGRPGRGSSRGQGSGARCGWGAASDAPVFRAHQ
- the rnf25 gene encoding E3 ubiquitin-protein ligase RNF25 isoform X1, translating into MDHPAGQGEGAVCSEIEVLRSIYLDELDVSQDSSRLYPWEIRITLHPATADDAESQYVRFTLILSLTAQYPEVAPVVSIRNPRGLCDDWIQSIYQTLTELAEESTGGQVLYQLIEKGKDILTNNNIPHCQCVICLDSFQNDESFTKTSCYHYFHSYCLARYIRHSEAELRARQDQQQTSKHSEQQTELGVLCPVCREPLTYDLELLLSAAAPCQPLEPYQPDEASLRKRLELQDIFQRQLERGGIIDPEAERNRFFVSLTRVRKPIRGQDAEDDPGGERDLASPSVTGSEPALAPFQSRPACAGPWRRGRPGARGLARPRNPRPPGEGAGPQEEPLPRDLGLDQQPRLPEAVPERGDPGAPRQDSPPPPPPPPPPRPRARGSSGRGSEFRGRPRGGWRSRGRPGRGSSRGQGSGARCGWGAASDAPVFRAHQ
- the rnf25 gene encoding E3 ubiquitin-protein ligase RNF25 isoform X8, with product MAAGEEESAVCSEIEVLRSIYLDELDVSQDSSSIYQTLTELAEESTGGQVLYQLIEKGKDILTNNNIPHCQCVICLDSFQNDESFTKTSCYHYFHSYCLARYIRHSEAELRARQDQQQTSKHSEQQTELGVLCPVCREPLTYDLELLLSAAAPCQPLEPYQPDEASLRKRLELQDIFQRQLERGGIIDPEAERNRFFVSLTRVRKPIRGQDAEDDPGGERDLASPSVTGSEPALAPFQSRPACAGPWRRGRPGARGLARPRNPRPPGEGAGPQEEPLPRDLGLDQQPRLPEAVPERGDPGAPRQDSPPPPPPPPPPRPRARGSSGRGSEFRGRPRGGWRSRGRPGRGSSRGQGSGARCGWGAASDAPVFRAHQ
- the rnf25 gene encoding E3 ubiquitin-protein ligase RNF25 isoform X6, producing the protein MAAGEEESAVCSEIEVLRSIYLDELDVSQDSSRLYPWEIRITLHPATADDAESQYVRFTLILSLTAQYPEVAPVVSIRNPRGLCDDWIQSIYQTLTELAEESTGGQVLYQLIEKGKDILTNNNIPHCQCVICLDSFQNDESFTKTSCYHYFHSYCLARYIRHSEAELRARQDQQQTSKHSEQQTELGVLCPVCREPLTYDLELLLSAAAPCQPLEPYQPDEASLRKRLELQDIFQRQLERGGIIDPEAERNRFFVSLTRVRKPIRGQDAEDDPGGERDLASPSVTGSEPALAPFQSRPACAGPWRRGRPGARGLARPRNPRPPGEGAGPQEEPLPRDLGLDQQPRLPEAVPERGDPGAPRQDSPPPPPPPPPPRPRARGSSGRGSEFRGRPRGGWRSRGRPGRGSSRGQGSGARCGWGAASDAPVFRAHQ
- the rnf25 gene encoding E3 ubiquitin-protein ligase RNF25 isoform X2, whose amino-acid sequence is MDHPAGQGEGAVCSEIEVLRSIYLDELDVSQDSSRLYPWEIRITLHPATADDAESQYVRFTLILSLTAQYPEVAPVVSIRNPRGLCDDWIQSIYQTLTELAEESTGGQVLYQLIEKGKDILTNNNIPHCQCVICLDSFQNDESFTKTSCYHYFHSYCLARYIRHSEAELRARQDQQQTSKHSEQQTELGVLCPVCREPLTYDLELLLSAAAPCQPLEPYQPDEASLRKRLELQDIFQRQLERGGIIDPEAERNRFFVSLTRPIRGQDAEDDPGGERDLASPSVTGSEPALAPFQSRPACAGPWRRGRPGARGLARPRNPRPPGEGAGPQEEPLPRDLGLDQQPRLPEAVPERGDPGAPRQDSPPPPPPPPPPRPRARGSSGRGSEFRGRPRGGWRSRGRPGRGSSRGQGSGARCGWGAASDAPVFRAHQ
- the rnf25 gene encoding E3 ubiquitin-protein ligase RNF25 isoform X7; translation: MDHPAGQGEGAVCSEIEVLRSIYLDELDVSQDSSSIYQTLTELAEESTGGQVLYQLIEKGKDILTNNNIPHCQCVICLDSFQNDESFTKTSCYHYFHSYCLARYIRHSEAELRARQDQQQTSKHSEQQTELGVLCPVCREPLTYDLELLLSAAAPCQPLEPYQPDEASLRKRLELQDIFQRQLERGGIIDPEAERNRFFVSLTRVRKPIRGQDAEDDPGGERDLASPSVTGSEPALAPFQSRPACAGPWRRGRPGARGLARPRNPRPPGEGAGPQEEPLPRDLGLDQQPRLPEAVPERGDPGAPRQDSPPPPPPPPPPRPRARGSSGRGSEFRGRPRGGWRSRGRPGRGSSRGQGSGARCGWGAASDAPVFRAHQ
- the rnf25 gene encoding E3 ubiquitin-protein ligase RNF25 isoform X3 codes for the protein MDHPAGQGEGAVCSEIEVLRSIYLDELDVSQDSSRLYPWEIRITLHPATADDAESQYVRFTLILSLTAQYPEVAPVVSIRNPRGLCDDWIQSIYQTLTELAEESTGGQVLYQLIEKGKDILTNNNIPHCQCVICLDSFQNDESFTKTSCYHYFHSYCLARYIRHSEAELRARQDQQQTSKHSEQQTEPYQPDEASLRKRLELQDIFQRQLERGGIIDPEAERNRFFVSLTRVRKPIRGQDAEDDPGGERDLASPSVTGSEPALAPFQSRPACAGPWRRGRPGARGLARPRNPRPPGEGAGPQEEPLPRDLGLDQQPRLPEAVPERGDPGAPRQDSPPPPPPPPPPRPRARGSSGRGSEFRGRPRGGWRSRGRPGRGSSRGQGSGARCGWGAASDAPVFRAHQ